The genomic region GGGAACGGAAGGTGGACATTTGCTCATTTGTCAGCATGATCATAACTCCTTCCTGAAACAATCTTATATGACTATTGTCTGTTGAATGGAAGGAAAAAATAAAGGTAAATGTAAGAGGAACTACTAAATGATGGAATGAAATATTTTTATCACGTATGAACGGGTTGTAATACCCCGCTCATAAAATTGAACTTTATAAAAAATTCAGAAAAACAATTGACAGAAGATTTATTTTTCTCTATACTCTTTATTAACATTTCATTTCGCACAGGCGAAGGAAATTTAAAAGTAAGGCGAATCATCAACCGTTTCGCCGGAAGAACAATAAAAGATCTCTTATCCAGAGTGGCGGAGGGAAAGGCCCTGTGAAGCCCGGCAACCTTCAAGTGACGACTTGAAAAGGTGCCAAGTCCTGCAGATCTGACAAACGGATCTGAAAGATAAGAGGAGGAATTGGAACTTACAACCCTCTTCTTATTGAAGAGGGTTTTTCATTTTCCCTCTTATCCCTTATTTGAGCACTTTAACGCTCGGAACATTTCAGTCACACGTTAATGTTGAGTAAGGAAGAGATTTTTTACAAAAACGATTGAAGGAGTGGTAAAATGAGTCAGGAAAAATTGGGATTGGAAACATTACATTTACATGGAGGTCAGGAGCCGGATCCAACAACAGGTTCCCGTGCAGTGCCGATTTATCAAACGACCTCATACGCATTTCGTGATACAGAACATGCCCAGAACTTATTTGGGCTTAAAGAAGAAGGAAATATTTATTCCCGTATTATGAACCCAACCGTTGATGTGTTTGAGAAACGAGTCGCGCTTTTAGAGGGGGGAACCAATGCAGTTGGATTATCATCAGGGATGGCAGCCATTTCCCTATCCATCTTTAACCTTGCAAGAGCCGGGGATGAAATTGTTGCTGCCACGGACCTGTATGGAGGAACCTACAACCTGTTTAACCATACCTTGCCGAAATACGGAATCAATGTAAAATTTGTGGACCCTAAAGATCCGGAAAACTTCAGAGAGGCCATTACGGACAAAACCAAAGCGGTATTTGCGGAAACGATCGGAAATCCAAGTCTTCATATTTTAGACATCGAAGCAGTTGCAGCCATTGCTCATGAAAACGGAATTCCATTACTTATTGATAACACATTTGCCACTCCTTATTCCTGCCGGCCTATTGAATACGGAGCCGATGTTGTTATTCATTCCGCTACAAAATGGATTGGCGGCCACGGAACGGTCATTGGAGGAGTTGTTGTCGATGGCGGAAGCTTCGACTGGAACAATGACAAATTCCCTGATTTTACAGAGCCTGATCCAAGCTATCATAATCTCGTTTTTTCAGATCTCGGGGAAGCAGCCTTTGGTACGAAGCTTCGTGTACAGCTTCTTCGTGACTTTGGACCATGCTTAAGTCCGCAAAGTGCATTCCAATTGCTGCAAGGTCTGGAAACCCTGCATCTCCGTGTTCCTAAACATAATGAAAATGCTCTGGAAATCGCGAAATTCCTGGAAAACCATAAACATGTAGAATGGGTGGCTCATCCAAATTTAAGCAGTCATCCTTCCTATGCTCTTGCTGAAAAATATTTTGATCAGGGAGCAGGCTCCATTGTCGTCTTTGGAATTAAAGGGGACCGTGAGGATGGACGAAAAGTCGTTGACAATGTCCAGTTATTCTCACACCTGGCAAATGTCGGCGATGCCAAATCCTTAATCATTCATCCTGCTTCAACGACGCATCAGCAGCTGAATGAGGAAGAGTTAAAACAAGCAGGCGTGACAGAGGAATTCATTCGTCTTTCCGTCGGCCTAGAGTCAACAAAAGATCTCATTCATGATTTAGACCAGGCCATAAAGGCAGCTGTCAAAGAGCCAGTATAATTGGCCAAAGAAAAAATGACATAGACTATCCAACGTAAGTCGGGTGACTCCGGAATCAGGAGTCACCCATTTTTCATGGCAAACATTTAACAATTCAGGATTTTTGTCCTGGGTAGAACACCTTTCAACATTATTTTTCTAAATTATGACAGGTATTATACAAGTATGTTACATTCTGCCTATTTCTATTTATTTATGTTGATATTTTTGGTAGAGTAATAGAGTGAAAATTATTAACGATATAACGAACCCTTTTCAGTGATGCTTCCGTGTCACTGGAAATGGACAACATTAATATAAATAGAGAGAGAACGGATTGGGAGGAACGAGAAGTGCTTGAACAAAATAAGCGCCAAACATCCATAAAGAATAAACAGAAGGCAAGGCTTCCAAAAGTTGTACTGACCACCTGT from Virgibacillus sp. MSP4-1 harbors:
- a CDS encoding O-acetylhomoserine aminocarboxypropyltransferase/cysteine synthase family protein; this encodes MSQEKLGLETLHLHGGQEPDPTTGSRAVPIYQTTSYAFRDTEHAQNLFGLKEEGNIYSRIMNPTVDVFEKRVALLEGGTNAVGLSSGMAAISLSIFNLARAGDEIVAATDLYGGTYNLFNHTLPKYGINVKFVDPKDPENFREAITDKTKAVFAETIGNPSLHILDIEAVAAIAHENGIPLLIDNTFATPYSCRPIEYGADVVIHSATKWIGGHGTVIGGVVVDGGSFDWNNDKFPDFTEPDPSYHNLVFSDLGEAAFGTKLRVQLLRDFGPCLSPQSAFQLLQGLETLHLRVPKHNENALEIAKFLENHKHVEWVAHPNLSSHPSYALAEKYFDQGAGSIVVFGIKGDREDGRKVVDNVQLFSHLANVGDAKSLIIHPASTTHQQLNEEELKQAGVTEEFIRLSVGLESTKDLIHDLDQAIKAAVKEPV